In Arachis hypogaea cultivar Tifrunner chromosome 17, arahy.Tifrunner.gnm2.J5K5, whole genome shotgun sequence, a single window of DNA contains:
- the LOC112766223 gene encoding uncharacterized protein isoform X1: protein MKKILVTGASGYLGGRLCSALLRQGYSVRVLVRPTSDLSAIPTPSETFYGDITDYASLLPAFAGCSVVFHVAALVEPWLPDPSKFFSVNVGGLKNVLRALKETKTVEKLIYTSSFFALGPTDGAIADENQKLQVHHEKFFCTEYEKSKLAADKIAKEAASEGAPMVLLYPGVIYGPGKVTAGNVLARMIIERFNWRLPGYIGKGNDGFSFSHVDDVVEGHIAAMEKGKPGSRYLLTGENASFKHVFDLAAAITDTRKPILSIPLWMIEAYGWLMVLFSRITGKHPLISPPTVHVLRHKWEYSCAKAEEELDYRPRSLKEGLAEVLLWLKNECFITY, encoded by the exons ATGAAGAAGATACTGGTGACAGGCGCATCTGGTTACCTCGGCGGGAGGCTCTGTTCTGCCCTCCTTCGACAAGGTTACTCCGTTAGGGTCCTCGTTAGGCCTACCAGCGACCTCTCCGCAATTCCCACACCTTCCGAAACTTTCTACGGCGACATCACCGACTACGCGTCCCTCCTCCCCGCATTCGCCGGTTGCTCCGTTGTCTTCCACGTCGCCGCTCTCGTCGAGCCCTGGCTTCCCGATCCCTCCAAATTCTTCTCC GTTAACGTTGGAGGATTGAAGAATGTTTTAAGGGCGTTGAAGGAGACCAAGACAGTGGAGAAACTCATATATACGTCGTCGTTTTTCGCTCTTGGACCCACTGATGGAGCCATTGCCGATGAGAATCAG AAATTGCAGGTGCATCATGAGAAATTTTTCTGCACGGAATATGAGAAATCAAAGCTTGCAGCGGACAAGATTGCGAAGGAAGCTGCATCAGAGGGTGCACCAATGGTCCTCCTTTATCCAGGGGTAATCTACGGTCCTGGCAAGGTCACGGCAGGGAATGTTCTTGCACGAATG ATAATAGAACGCTTTAATTGGAGACTACCTGGTTACATAGGCAAGGGAAACGATGGATTTTCGTTCAGCCatgttgatgatgttgttgaagGGCACATTGCGGCAATGGAAAAAGGAAAACCTGGGAGTAGATACCTACTAACGGGTGAGAATGCATCATTCAAACATGTTTTTGATCTGGCTGCTGCCATAACAGATACTAGGAAGCCAATACTTAGCATCCCTTTGTGGATGATTGAAGCATATGGCTGGCTCATGGTTTTGTTCTCTAGGATCACTGGAAAGCATCCCCTCATCAGTCCACCC ACTGTGCATGTTTTAAGACACAAGTGGGAGTATTCGTGCGCGAAAGCTGAGGAGGAGCTAGACTATAGGCCTAGAAGCCTGAAAGAAGGACTTGCTGAGGTGCTACTCTGGTTGAAGAATGAGTGCTTTATAACATATTAG
- the LOC112766223 gene encoding uncharacterized protein isoform X2: MKKILVTGASGYLGGRLCSALLRQGYSVRVLVRPTSDLSAIPTPSETFYGDITDYASLLPAFAGCSVVFHVAALVEPWLPDPSKFFSVNVGGLKNVLRALKETKTVEKLIYTSSFFALGPTDGAIADENQVHHEKFFCTEYEKSKLAADKIAKEAASEGAPMVLLYPGVIYGPGKVTAGNVLARMIIERFNWRLPGYIGKGNDGFSFSHVDDVVEGHIAAMEKGKPGSRYLLTGENASFKHVFDLAAAITDTRKPILSIPLWMIEAYGWLMVLFSRITGKHPLISPPTVHVLRHKWEYSCAKAEEELDYRPRSLKEGLAEVLLWLKNECFITY, translated from the exons ATGAAGAAGATACTGGTGACAGGCGCATCTGGTTACCTCGGCGGGAGGCTCTGTTCTGCCCTCCTTCGACAAGGTTACTCCGTTAGGGTCCTCGTTAGGCCTACCAGCGACCTCTCCGCAATTCCCACACCTTCCGAAACTTTCTACGGCGACATCACCGACTACGCGTCCCTCCTCCCCGCATTCGCCGGTTGCTCCGTTGTCTTCCACGTCGCCGCTCTCGTCGAGCCCTGGCTTCCCGATCCCTCCAAATTCTTCTCC GTTAACGTTGGAGGATTGAAGAATGTTTTAAGGGCGTTGAAGGAGACCAAGACAGTGGAGAAACTCATATATACGTCGTCGTTTTTCGCTCTTGGACCCACTGATGGAGCCATTGCCGATGAGAATCAG GTGCATCATGAGAAATTTTTCTGCACGGAATATGAGAAATCAAAGCTTGCAGCGGACAAGATTGCGAAGGAAGCTGCATCAGAGGGTGCACCAATGGTCCTCCTTTATCCAGGGGTAATCTACGGTCCTGGCAAGGTCACGGCAGGGAATGTTCTTGCACGAATG ATAATAGAACGCTTTAATTGGAGACTACCTGGTTACATAGGCAAGGGAAACGATGGATTTTCGTTCAGCCatgttgatgatgttgttgaagGGCACATTGCGGCAATGGAAAAAGGAAAACCTGGGAGTAGATACCTACTAACGGGTGAGAATGCATCATTCAAACATGTTTTTGATCTGGCTGCTGCCATAACAGATACTAGGAAGCCAATACTTAGCATCCCTTTGTGGATGATTGAAGCATATGGCTGGCTCATGGTTTTGTTCTCTAGGATCACTGGAAAGCATCCCCTCATCAGTCCACCC ACTGTGCATGTTTTAAGACACAAGTGGGAGTATTCGTGCGCGAAAGCTGAGGAGGAGCTAGACTATAGGCCTAGAAGCCTGAAAGAAGGACTTGCTGAGGTGCTACTCTGGTTGAAGAATGAGTGCTTTATAACATATTAG